A single window of Marinobacter sp. LA51 DNA harbors:
- a CDS encoding response regulator transcription factor: protein MRIALLEDEYEQAQHVQSMLSERDHHCDTFPTGQAFLSAVLHRSYDLLILDWQIPDMTGIDVLESVRAQLNWVVPVVFLTQRDSEADVVRALDAGADDYLAKPARAAELVARINALARRSNPDSEKEVLKYGPFEVNTQRRTITLHGDELSLTDKDFDLTLFLFQNQGRLLTREMLLERVWGLAREINTRTVDTHMSRLRRRLGLNPENGFRIKTIYQRGYRLESMQHQQADHTAMTGSELSETDRAANE from the coding sequence ATGCGCATTGCTCTGCTTGAAGATGAATATGAACAGGCGCAGCACGTCCAGTCGATGCTGTCAGAGCGAGACCACCACTGTGACACCTTTCCAACGGGTCAGGCATTTCTCAGCGCCGTTCTCCATCGCAGCTACGATCTGCTGATCCTCGACTGGCAAATACCGGACATGACCGGCATCGACGTACTCGAAAGTGTTAGAGCACAGCTCAACTGGGTGGTTCCGGTGGTATTCCTGACCCAACGTGACAGCGAAGCCGATGTTGTGCGCGCATTGGATGCCGGCGCTGATGACTACTTGGCCAAACCTGCCCGGGCGGCAGAGTTGGTGGCACGCATTAACGCCCTCGCTCGCCGCAGCAATCCAGACAGCGAAAAAGAAGTTCTGAAGTACGGCCCCTTTGAAGTGAACACCCAGCGCCGAACCATCACGCTGCACGGGGACGAACTGAGCCTGACCGATAAGGATTTTGACCTGACCCTGTTCCTGTTTCAGAACCAGGGCCGCCTGCTGACCCGGGAAATGCTGCTGGAGCGTGTCTGGGGGCTGGCACGGGAAATCAACACCCGTACCGTCGACACCCATATGAGCCGATTGCGGCGTCGCCTCGGCCTGAACCCAGAAAATGGCTTCCGGATCAAAACCATTTATCAGCGCGGCTACCGGCTTGAATCCATGCAGCATCAGCAAGCGGACCATACGGCCATGACTGGCTCCGAATTAAGTGAGACCGACCGGGCTGCGAATGAGTAG
- a CDS encoding DNA topoisomerase III — protein sequence MHLYIAEKPSLGRAIAAALPGPHQKGQGWIRCGNGETAATVSWCIGHLLEPAEPARYNPAWKKWRQEDLPMFPDKWEVMPKDSVRQQLKVLESLIRQATTIVHAGDPDREGQLLVDEVIRYVGTEAPVQRVLINDLTPAAVARAVQAPKDNREFRRLSHSALARQRADWLYGINLTRFYTLSYQRPGEQGVYSVGRVQTPVLGLVVERDSTIENFEPKPYFRIEAQFSAQEDEADQSPFTARWLPDEQFQDHLDEENRLLDRATADQIAADVHGRPGNITESRFRDRPEAPPLPLSLSALQIEAGRLFRMGAKEVLDTAQNLYERHQLITYPRSDCRYLPEGHFAQREQVVRAISRVAPDLAEACQQADTERRTAAWNDKQVDAHHAIIPTSRPSPNGTLTAAEQKLYGLISRYYLMQFAADAVHREGKLTVRVTNHQFRATETAILVPGWKTLELKLREGRSETSKAPLPRLDKGEPVLCGDTTIAERKTQPPQHFTDATLLSAMTNIARFVTDPHLRKTLRETDGLGTEATRAAIIDTLFKREYLYRDSRHIRATDKAKALITALPESVSKPDRTAVWEATLESIRRGEGDPREFLDTLKQEVRGFINRPQGAPHNSPAEDLAEPAQDGQVHCPKCRAPMTERDGKFGRFFACTRYPQCRGTRPLEDAAPEDGTGQKPIPCPHCFSPLVRRKGKKGWFWGCSNFPACRQTVNDDNGKPALHLRNST from the coding sequence ATGCATCTGTACATCGCCGAAAAACCAAGTCTCGGGCGCGCCATCGCCGCTGCCCTGCCCGGCCCACACCAGAAAGGCCAGGGCTGGATCCGTTGTGGCAATGGCGAAACCGCCGCCACCGTCAGCTGGTGCATAGGCCACCTGCTGGAGCCGGCCGAACCTGCCCGCTACAACCCGGCCTGGAAAAAATGGCGCCAGGAAGACTTGCCCATGTTCCCCGACAAATGGGAGGTTATGCCCAAGGACAGCGTGCGCCAACAATTGAAGGTGCTCGAGTCTCTTATCCGGCAGGCCACAACCATTGTCCACGCGGGCGACCCGGACCGGGAAGGTCAGCTGCTGGTAGACGAGGTCATTCGGTACGTTGGCACCGAGGCGCCAGTCCAGAGGGTACTGATCAACGACCTGACGCCCGCGGCCGTGGCCAGGGCCGTTCAGGCGCCCAAAGACAACCGCGAGTTCCGTCGGCTCTCGCATTCTGCCCTGGCCCGCCAGCGCGCAGACTGGTTGTACGGCATCAACCTGACCCGTTTTTACACCCTGAGTTACCAGCGGCCCGGCGAACAGGGCGTTTATTCTGTCGGGCGGGTTCAAACACCGGTTTTGGGACTGGTGGTTGAGCGTGACAGCACCATTGAGAATTTCGAACCAAAACCCTATTTCCGAATTGAAGCTCAGTTTTCAGCCCAGGAAGACGAGGCCGACCAGAGCCCTTTCACCGCCCGCTGGCTGCCTGACGAACAATTCCAGGACCACTTGGACGAAGAAAACCGGTTACTGGACCGAGCCACGGCGGATCAAATTGCCGCCGATGTACACGGCCGCCCCGGCAACATCACTGAGTCACGGTTCCGGGATCGCCCCGAAGCGCCACCGTTACCGCTGTCACTCTCGGCCCTGCAAATCGAGGCCGGCCGGCTGTTTCGAATGGGCGCTAAAGAGGTGCTCGACACCGCGCAGAATCTTTACGAACGCCATCAGCTTATCACCTATCCCCGGTCAGACTGTCGCTACCTGCCCGAGGGCCATTTCGCGCAGAGGGAACAGGTTGTTCGCGCCATTTCGAGAGTAGCTCCGGATTTGGCAGAAGCTTGCCAGCAAGCCGATACCGAGCGCCGCACGGCAGCCTGGAACGACAAGCAGGTTGATGCCCACCACGCCATCATTCCCACCAGCCGCCCGTCACCGAACGGGACGCTGACCGCTGCCGAACAAAAGCTTTATGGACTGATCAGTCGCTACTACCTGATGCAGTTCGCCGCCGACGCGGTTCACCGGGAGGGGAAGCTCACGGTTCGGGTGACCAACCACCAGTTCAGAGCCACCGAAACTGCCATTCTGGTTCCGGGCTGGAAAACTCTGGAACTGAAGCTTCGCGAAGGCCGCAGCGAAACGTCAAAGGCACCTCTGCCACGCCTGGACAAAGGTGAGCCGGTGTTGTGCGGCGATACCACTATCGCAGAGCGTAAGACCCAGCCGCCACAGCACTTCACCGACGCCACACTGCTGTCGGCGATGACCAACATTGCCCGCTTCGTGACCGACCCGCACCTGCGGAAAACCTTGAGGGAAACGGATGGCCTGGGCACGGAAGCTACCCGTGCCGCCATCATCGACACCCTGTTCAAGCGGGAGTACCTGTACCGCGACAGCCGCCATATTCGCGCCACCGATAAAGCCAAGGCATTGATAACCGCCTTGCCGGAGTCGGTCAGCAAACCGGACCGGACCGCAGTCTGGGAAGCCACACTGGAGAGCATTCGTCGTGGCGAAGGTGATCCACGAGAATTTCTCGACACTCTGAAACAGGAAGTGCGGGGCTTCATCAATCGTCCCCAGGGCGCTCCACACAACAGCCCGGCCGAAGATTTGGCCGAGCCAGCGCAGGACGGCCAGGTGCATTGTCCAAAGTGCCGGGCTCCCATGACCGAAAGGGATGGCAAGTTCGGTCGCTTTTTCGCCTGCACACGCTATCCCCAGTGCCGGGGCACCCGCCCTCTCGAGGATGCGGCGCCGGAGGACGGCACCGGGCAGAAACCCATCCCCTGCCCCCACTGTTTTTCCCCACTGGTCCGCAGGAAAGGGAAAAAAGGCTGGTTCTGGGGCTGCAGTAATTTCCCGGCCTGCCGACAAACAGTCAATGACGACAACGGAAAGCCAGCACTCCACTTACGCAACTCTACATAA
- a CDS encoding BolA family protein translates to MKIQNAIETKLNKAFDARLLHVENESHKHSVPPNSETHFKVTLVSADFEGQMKVKRHQAIYRVLAEELAGEVHALALHLYSPEEWEATGQSAPESPNCLGGSKTDPAMTAPTGQGEDA, encoded by the coding sequence ATGAAGATCCAGAACGCAATCGAAACAAAGCTGAACAAGGCTTTCGATGCCCGCCTCCTGCATGTGGAGAACGAAAGCCACAAGCACAGCGTGCCACCGAATTCGGAGACTCATTTCAAGGTAACCCTGGTTTCAGCGGACTTTGAAGGTCAGATGAAGGTTAAGCGCCACCAGGCAATCTATCGGGTTCTGGCCGAAGAGTTGGCGGGAGAAGTACACGCCCTGGCGTTGCATCTGTATTCGCCCGAGGAGTGGGAAGCAACAGGTCAGTCCGCACCGGAGTCACCCAATTGCCTGGGTGGATCGAAAACGGACCCAGCCATGACAGCGCCCACCGGTCAGGGGGAGGACGCATGA
- a CDS encoding L-threonylcarbamoyladenylate synthase has protein sequence MSQFFQIHPETPQKRLINQAVDILRRGGVIVYPTDSAYAIGCHLGDKQAADRIKRIRRLDDKHNFTLVCRDLSDIGVYAKVDNTQYRLLKNFTPGPYTFILDATTEVPRRLLHPKRRSVGVRVPDNAIVQELLGELGEPIMSSTLILPGETEPMTDPYDIRETLEHELDLIIDGGFCGMEATTVVDFTGEAPVVTRVGKGDPAPFNV, from the coding sequence ATGAGCCAGTTTTTCCAGATTCACCCGGAAACTCCACAAAAACGCCTTATTAATCAGGCCGTGGATATTCTCCGCCGGGGTGGGGTAATCGTGTATCCCACGGATTCAGCTTATGCCATTGGCTGTCACCTGGGGGACAAGCAGGCGGCGGATCGAATCAAGCGGATTCGACGCCTTGACGACAAGCACAACTTCACTCTGGTGTGCCGTGATCTGTCCGATATCGGCGTGTATGCCAAGGTGGATAATACCCAGTACCGATTGCTCAAGAATTTCACGCCCGGGCCTTACACCTTCATTCTGGATGCGACCACCGAAGTGCCTCGCCGGCTGTTGCATCCCAAGCGCCGTTCGGTTGGTGTGCGGGTTCCGGACAATGCCATTGTTCAGGAGTTATTGGGGGAGCTGGGTGAGCCCATCATGAGCAGTACGCTGATCCTGCCCGGTGAGACCGAGCCGATGACTGACCCCTACGATATCCGGGAAACCCTGGAGCACGAACTGGACTTGATTATCGACGGCGGTTTCTGCGGTATGGAAGCCACCACGGTGGTCGACTTCACCGGCGAGGCACCGGTGGTTACCCGGGTCGGAAAAGGCGATCCCGCCCCTTTTAATGTCTAA
- a CDS encoding MFS transporter gives MPAFPKATMATLLALYVAQGLPSGLFAHALPVFWREAGISLAWIGALKLLALPWILKALWAPVIDRSLWQVAPVRWVFGLQSAAALCLIGLGIVGLTPHGPWLPLTVAGILLINLLMATQDIITDGLAVRHVPAKWRGLANTLQVAGYKIGMLAGGAFLLILASHVDAQIALLLPATLLILLLVLIYRAPILRTPHRLSKSADEPQPSIIDGFIGLIRQPEMLFWLGIVACYKVGDAMGSGMVRPMLTDGGWTSEAIGNFTLATTVVGLLGAAIGGWLYTKLGGRRSLIWAGIAQAVTISAWVLVAIKGTSAALIYGVGIAEQLADGASTVVLFAMMMNLCRQQWAGTDFTVQASIQVVFAGLFGLAGGVLADSVGYNYTFLVAGAAGLLVTLLYLFKTRTMAQTSPA, from the coding sequence GTGCCAGCATTTCCTAAAGCGACCATGGCGACCCTTCTGGCACTTTACGTCGCCCAAGGACTGCCCTCCGGACTGTTCGCCCACGCCCTGCCGGTTTTTTGGCGAGAGGCGGGCATTAGTCTTGCCTGGATCGGCGCACTGAAACTGCTGGCATTGCCATGGATTCTGAAAGCCTTGTGGGCGCCGGTCATTGATCGCAGCCTCTGGCAAGTGGCTCCCGTGCGCTGGGTGTTCGGGCTGCAATCAGCGGCCGCCTTGTGTCTGATTGGGCTGGGAATAGTTGGCCTGACACCTCATGGCCCCTGGCTGCCACTGACGGTTGCTGGGATCTTATTGATCAACCTGCTGATGGCGACCCAGGACATCATTACCGATGGCCTGGCGGTTCGGCATGTTCCCGCTAAATGGCGAGGCCTGGCCAACACCTTGCAGGTGGCCGGGTACAAAATTGGCATGTTGGCTGGCGGCGCTTTTTTGCTGATCCTGGCCAGCCACGTTGACGCACAGATCGCTCTCTTGCTGCCCGCAACTCTTTTGATTCTTCTGCTGGTGCTGATTTATCGCGCCCCCATTCTTCGTACTCCCCATCGGCTCTCCAAGTCAGCGGACGAACCGCAGCCGAGCATCATTGACGGCTTCATTGGCCTTATTCGCCAGCCAGAGATGCTTTTCTGGTTGGGCATTGTGGCCTGCTACAAAGTCGGTGATGCTATGGGGTCAGGCATGGTCCGCCCAATGTTGACCGACGGTGGCTGGACATCTGAAGCCATTGGCAACTTCACCCTGGCGACCACTGTGGTTGGACTATTAGGGGCGGCCATCGGCGGATGGCTGTACACCAAACTAGGTGGCCGGCGCAGCCTGATCTGGGCAGGTATCGCGCAGGCCGTAACGATTAGCGCCTGGGTACTGGTCGCTATTAAGGGCACCAGTGCTGCCTTGATATACGGAGTTGGCATCGCAGAACAACTAGCCGATGGCGCATCCACGGTGGTGTTGTTTGCGATGATGATGAATCTGTGTAGGCAGCAATGGGCAGGTACAGACTTTACCGTGCAGGCATCCATTCAGGTCGTGTTTGCGGGCCTGTTTGGGTTAGCAGGTGGCGTATTGGCGGACAGTGTCGGATATAACTATACGTTTCTTGTCGCGGGCGCGGCTGGGCTGCTCGTTACTCTGCTCTACCTCTTCAAAACTCGAACAATGGCTCAAACATCGCCGGCTTGA
- a CDS encoding TolC family protein, whose amino-acid sequence MSTSPDYLSQADSDRQNVVSWSEMDVGSETTYLNELVNSRDLDALIAEARAANPDLRQTLLSLDILRAQYRATQADQLPDVEAGLGANRTEDLGTAYTGSVSVSWELDLWSKISDEASAAAGDVAEQLALYQAARDTLAAEVIQGWLKLVNLDRSVAIETQRVELLEKNEQWILQRYRSGLGDLEDLDSAQSSAASARATLIAVQESLKQQQRVLNLLLGRSHGNTVIASSYPQVLLPLADLADQTLRRRPDLKAAYVAIEASDFRASLAYKEMLPSISLEAALSDTGTSPSEALLRNPVWSLLGQLTAPLFRGGELQANAEAAELTTARSYQAYRETLLKAVQEVEDAIGQESSLAQQQQQIDSALLSARRNYQQYQQKYRNGLVSVLDLLQVQQQTFDLESQLNDLTYERLSNRITLGLALGLGIKETGQS is encoded by the coding sequence TTGTCTACAAGCCCGGATTATCTCTCTCAGGCCGATTCCGACCGTCAGAATGTCGTCTCCTGGTCAGAGATGGACGTTGGTTCTGAAACAACCTACCTGAATGAGTTGGTCAACAGCCGCGACCTGGATGCGCTGATCGCCGAAGCGCGCGCAGCCAATCCTGACCTTAGGCAAACACTGCTTTCGCTCGACATTCTCCGTGCCCAATACCGAGCGACTCAGGCGGATCAACTCCCCGACGTCGAGGCAGGATTAGGCGCCAACAGAACGGAAGATCTCGGTACCGCCTACACCGGATCCGTCAGCGTAAGTTGGGAGCTCGATTTGTGGTCAAAGATCTCCGACGAGGCATCGGCCGCAGCCGGTGACGTCGCTGAACAGTTAGCCCTCTACCAGGCTGCCCGGGATACGCTTGCGGCCGAGGTCATTCAGGGTTGGTTGAAGCTGGTCAATTTAGATCGATCCGTTGCCATTGAAACGCAACGTGTGGAACTGCTTGAAAAAAACGAACAGTGGATTCTCCAGCGTTATCGGTCCGGTCTGGGTGACCTTGAAGACCTCGACAGTGCCCAGAGCTCGGCTGCCAGCGCGCGAGCTACCTTGATTGCTGTTCAGGAATCCCTGAAGCAACAGCAAAGGGTTCTGAACCTGTTGCTCGGGCGGAGTCATGGCAACACCGTCATTGCCTCCAGTTATCCGCAGGTTCTTTTACCCCTGGCTGACCTTGCCGACCAAACGCTACGGCGCCGCCCAGACTTGAAAGCTGCCTATGTGGCGATTGAAGCAAGCGACTTTCGTGCCTCCCTTGCCTACAAAGAGATGCTGCCATCGATAAGCCTGGAAGCGGCACTCAGCGATACAGGAACATCGCCAAGTGAAGCTTTGTTGAGAAATCCGGTGTGGTCATTGCTCGGTCAACTGACAGCACCTCTGTTCCGTGGCGGTGAGCTTCAAGCGAATGCCGAAGCTGCAGAATTAACCACAGCCAGGAGCTATCAGGCCTACAGGGAAACGCTGCTGAAGGCAGTACAGGAAGTTGAGGATGCGATTGGACAGGAATCGAGCCTTGCCCAACAGCAACAGCAGATAGACAGCGCACTGCTGAGCGCCCGTCGCAACTATCAACAGTACCAGCAGAAGTATCGGAATGGTCTGGTTTCTGTACTGGATCTACTCCAAGTGCAACAGCAGACCTTTGATCTGGAATCGCAACTTAACGACTTAACCTACGAACGCCTGAGCAACCGAATCACACTCGGGCTCGCTCTTGGGCTGGGCATAAAGGAGACCGGTCAGTCATGA
- a CDS encoding efflux RND transporter periplasmic adaptor subunit: protein MIRPYAKWLVLLAAIGVLISVFSYNGQKLRAQESRPLPSKQEAGIAPDVGVIQVISEAHTVNVEAFGAAKSRYQMTLTAQVSGQVSELATTFESGRIVSKGDLLLTLEDSDYRAALASARNNLATAQVDLLEAEREAEQAIAEWQGSGMTGEPDSPLVLHEPQVEQARAAVANAEAAVASAEKDLAQTRVRAPFDALIVSRTVSTGSYLQAGNDVAELYSTDRIEVSLPVSQLDWQKLPDFDVLDQGQWPVSLISVETGQQWRGYIQRTELHLDGTNRQQSVIAAVDRPLEKNNMLAPGTFLRAEIEGRELNDLWRLPSSSLSQRGEVWYVLNGILAKFSADSIASDKQAIYIRPPDSLFDQPVNVLTHPLSTYTPGMAVNPVEASDD, encoded by the coding sequence ATGATCCGACCATACGCAAAATGGCTTGTATTGTTGGCCGCCATCGGCGTGCTGATCAGTGTGTTCAGCTACAACGGCCAGAAACTAAGAGCTCAAGAAAGTCGGCCTCTGCCCTCGAAACAGGAAGCCGGCATTGCACCGGATGTAGGTGTAATACAGGTCATAAGTGAGGCTCATACTGTCAATGTTGAAGCCTTTGGTGCGGCCAAATCTCGATATCAGATGACGCTCACGGCCCAGGTTTCCGGCCAGGTCTCTGAACTTGCAACAACGTTTGAATCTGGACGTATCGTAAGCAAGGGCGATCTTCTTTTGACACTGGAAGACAGCGATTATCGAGCGGCGCTTGCCAGTGCAAGAAACAACCTGGCCACTGCGCAGGTAGATCTTCTTGAGGCCGAAAGAGAGGCCGAGCAGGCAATAGCAGAGTGGCAGGGCTCTGGAATGACCGGCGAGCCGGATTCTCCGCTGGTGTTGCATGAACCTCAAGTAGAGCAAGCCCGAGCAGCGGTTGCTAACGCAGAGGCTGCGGTGGCCAGTGCCGAAAAAGACCTGGCACAAACCCGTGTCAGGGCACCCTTCGATGCGCTGATTGTCAGCCGCACCGTCTCAACGGGCAGTTACCTGCAGGCCGGAAACGATGTGGCCGAACTCTACAGCACTGATCGGATCGAAGTTTCTTTGCCCGTTTCACAGCTCGACTGGCAGAAGCTTCCTGATTTCGACGTGTTGGACCAGGGACAGTGGCCGGTAAGCCTGATTTCAGTCGAAACCGGGCAGCAATGGCGCGGCTATATCCAGCGAACGGAACTTCACCTGGATGGCACGAACCGGCAGCAGTCAGTGATCGCTGCGGTTGACCGCCCACTGGAAAAAAACAACATGCTGGCGCCCGGGACATTTCTCAGGGCGGAAATTGAGGGCCGGGAACTGAACGATCTCTGGCGCTTACCCTCGTCATCACTCAGCCAACGAGGAGAAGTCTGGTACGTACTCAATGGCATTCTGGCCAAGTTCTCCGCGGACTCGATTGCCAGTGACAAGCAGGCCATCTATATCCGTCCACCGGATTCGCTCTTCGACCAGCCCGTCAACGTGCTGACCCACCCATTGAGCACCTATACGCCAGGCATGGCCGTCAATCCGGTGGAGGCATCCGATGACTGA
- a CDS encoding efflux RND transporter permease subunit, whose translation MTDQSWNKGIIPWFANNPVAANLLLILVIGLGVLQAGDLRKEAFPSTEPDSLTISVTYDSGSAQQSEEGLAIKIEEQLEDVNGINDITSTSTASGTTVTVEKQSDYDLDVLLRDVKNKVDAISTFPANAESPVIEKAEREEHSLWLQLHGEADRHTLQQLAEELKSDLLAKADISRVSKSGWIDPMMLIEIDEGRLQAYGLSLSDVEDAINQGSSSTMTAVLKNEQVYLQLKASQQAYLKEEFAVIPLITSSDGVVVSLGDVAFINDTYDDDTAVLSRFAGENSVALQVITTGLDDITETVEAAKQVVEEWHGNGNLPQGIELTSWYDRSSSISERLDLLVTNALTGIVMVFVLLALFLNLTVAFWVSMGLPFIFFGTMYFMGDRFAGLSLNEFTTFGFIMALGIVVDDAVVVGESVYTVRKQEGDTLRNTIRGTLRVAVPTLFGVFTTVVAFYSLSNLSGKLGQIYAQFAAVVTICLLLSIVESKLILPAHLAHLNTHRRASRNPFLEIWRRIQQGADSGLQWFNDRIYKAVIGWALTYRYAVLVLFLALFALVMAMPFNGTVRTSFFPNIPGETVRANITMETDASFGLTHSALLALEQKAHLVDKQLIERANVGSETGIANLQVLSESDQAGTVTVELTTDSPYDINAFSNQWRRIASLPEGVRTLSVASRRETVDALRIELKASDDDLLTAAGRDIKEQLSTIPAISGIEDNIEASQPRLLLELNAQGKSLGLSTDTLAKQVLQAFSGQVVQRFQRSNDEVEVKVRYPEDARENPTDVLNANIRTDDGTVLPLSSVATVTYGYSRDTITRIDGKRALYLSADVDKEILSASELVAGLQQDLVPELKRQYPGLDISFAGEAEQQAETQSSMVHVFLIAMLVIYMLLAIPLKSYVQPILIMTAIPFGIVGAILGHWMNDLSISILSLNGIIALSGVVVNDSLLLVSRYNELKSDADHQIEAISKASRSRLRAVLLTSFTTFAGLYPLLSETSAQAQFLIPAAVALGYGIMFATVITLILIPVLVAIQHDVVERFTDIRHWFTVRPDKKEADPC comes from the coding sequence ATGACTGATCAGAGCTGGAACAAAGGCATCATTCCCTGGTTTGCCAATAATCCGGTGGCGGCCAATCTTCTGCTGATTTTGGTCATTGGCCTTGGTGTTCTCCAGGCCGGAGATCTCCGTAAAGAAGCGTTCCCGAGCACGGAACCGGACAGCCTGACGATCTCGGTAACCTACGACAGTGGCTCAGCGCAGCAGTCGGAAGAAGGGCTGGCCATCAAGATTGAAGAACAACTCGAAGATGTTAACGGCATTAATGACATCACCAGTACATCGACTGCCAGCGGTACGACAGTCACGGTTGAAAAGCAAAGCGATTACGACCTGGATGTGCTGTTACGAGATGTCAAAAACAAGGTGGATGCCATTTCCACATTTCCGGCCAACGCTGAGAGCCCGGTTATTGAAAAAGCGGAACGTGAGGAGCACTCGCTCTGGTTGCAGCTCCATGGCGAAGCAGACCGCCACACCCTGCAACAACTGGCTGAAGAACTGAAATCCGACTTGCTTGCAAAGGCTGACATCAGCCGGGTCAGCAAATCCGGTTGGATTGATCCCATGATGTTGATAGAGATTGATGAGGGGCGATTGCAGGCCTACGGATTGTCCCTGTCCGATGTCGAAGATGCGATCAATCAGGGATCGTCCAGCACGATGACAGCGGTCCTGAAAAACGAACAGGTTTATTTGCAGTTGAAAGCGTCCCAACAGGCCTATCTAAAGGAAGAGTTTGCGGTAATTCCTCTGATTACCAGCAGCGATGGGGTGGTTGTCTCCCTGGGTGATGTCGCTTTCATTAACGATACCTACGACGATGATACCGCTGTGTTGTCCCGTTTTGCGGGCGAAAACAGTGTTGCATTGCAGGTGATCACCACCGGGCTGGACGACATCACCGAGACGGTGGAAGCCGCCAAACAGGTGGTCGAAGAATGGCATGGCAACGGGAATCTGCCTCAGGGCATCGAGCTCACCAGCTGGTATGACCGCAGTAGCTCTATCAGTGAACGACTGGACCTGCTTGTCACTAATGCACTGACCGGCATTGTAATGGTGTTTGTTCTTCTGGCCCTGTTCCTGAACCTGACAGTGGCGTTTTGGGTATCCATGGGGCTGCCCTTTATCTTCTTCGGAACGATGTACTTCATGGGTGACCGCTTTGCCGGTCTTTCCCTCAACGAGTTCACCACCTTTGGTTTCATCATGGCCCTGGGGATTGTGGTGGATGATGCTGTGGTCGTGGGTGAAAGTGTATACACCGTGCGGAAACAGGAGGGTGACACCCTCCGCAACACCATCCGGGGCACTTTGCGGGTGGCTGTGCCCACACTCTTTGGCGTGTTCACCACCGTGGTGGCTTTCTATTCTCTGTCGAATCTCAGCGGCAAGCTCGGGCAGATTTATGCCCAGTTCGCTGCTGTTGTTACCATTTGTCTGTTGTTGTCCATTGTGGAATCCAAGCTAATTCTTCCGGCCCACCTGGCACACCTGAATACTCATCGCAGGGCCAGTCGAAACCCGTTCCTTGAAATCTGGCGACGTATCCAGCAAGGAGCCGATTCCGGTCTTCAGTGGTTCAACGACCGGATCTATAAAGCGGTGATCGGCTGGGCACTCACGTACCGGTATGCAGTACTGGTTTTGTTCCTTGCGCTGTTTGCTCTGGTTATGGCCATGCCTTTCAACGGTACCGTTCGAACCAGTTTTTTTCCGAACATACCGGGTGAAACGGTCCGAGCGAACATCACCATGGAAACCGATGCCAGTTTTGGCCTGACTCATTCCGCCTTGCTTGCCCTGGAGCAAAAAGCCCATCTCGTGGATAAGCAGCTCATTGAACGTGCCAACGTCGGTTCAGAGACCGGCATTGCCAACCTTCAGGTACTCTCCGAAAGCGACCAGGCCGGAACAGTAACGGTGGAACTGACAACAGACTCCCCGTACGACATCAACGCCTTTTCCAATCAATGGAGACGCATCGCCAGCCTGCCTGAGGGTGTACGAACCCTTAGCGTCGCCAGCCGGCGCGAAACGGTAGACGCACTTCGTATTGAATTGAAGGCTTCTGACGATGACTTGCTGACAGCAGCCGGCCGGGATATCAAGGAACAGCTCTCAACAATCCCGGCGATCAGTGGCATCGAAGACAACATCGAAGCCAGCCAGCCCCGTCTGCTTCTGGAGCTCAATGCACAGGGTAAGTCTCTGGGACTGAGCACCGATACCCTGGCTAAGCAGGTCCTTCAAGCCTTCAGTGGCCAGGTAGTTCAGCGCTTTCAGCGCAGTAACGACGAAGTGGAGGTTAAAGTCCGCTACCCGGAAGACGCGCGAGAAAACCCTACGGACGTGCTGAACGCCAATATCCGCACCGACGACGGTACAGTGCTTCCTTTGTCCAGTGTTGCCACAGTGACCTACGGCTACTCTCGGGACACCATCACCCGCATTGATGGAAAGCGGGCACTCTATCTCTCCGCCGATGTGGACAAGGAAATTCTGTCGGCTTCGGAACTGGTGGCCGGCCTTCAACAGGATCTGGTTCCGGAGCTGAAGCGCCAATACCCCGGGCTCGACATCAGTTTTGCCGGTGAAGCAGAGCAGCAGGCAGAAACACAGAGCTCCATGGTGCACGTGTTCCTCATCGCCATGTTGGTCATCTATATGCTATTGGCCATTCCTCTGAAGTCTTATGTCCAGCCAATACTGATCATGACGGCTATCCCTTTCGGCATCGTCGGTGCCATCCTTGGCCATTGGATGAATGACCTGTCCATCAGTATTCTGTCCTTGAATGGGATTATTGCCCTTAGCGGCGTCGTGGTGAATGACAGTCTTTTGTTGGTATCCCGTTACAATGAGTTGAAATCCGATGCGGACCACCAGATTGAAGCGATCAGTAAAGCCAGCCGGAGTCGCCTGCGAGCGGTTCTGTTGACCTCATTTACAACGTTTGCAGGCCTTTACCCATTGTTGTCAGAAACATCAGCTCAGGCCCAGTTCTTGATACCCGCCGCTGTCGCATTGGGATATGGAATCATGTTCGCAACTGTGATTACCTTGATTCTGATCCCGGTTTTGGTGGCGATTCAGCACGATGTGGTCGAGCGATTCACAGATATCCGCCACTGGTTTACTGTGAGGCCAGATAAAAAAGAGGCAGATCCATGCTGA